From one Dermacentor andersoni chromosome 1, qqDerAnde1_hic_scaffold, whole genome shotgun sequence genomic stretch:
- the LOC126516669 gene encoding sulfotransferase 1B1-like encodes MSKRKPYAQIIDGIPRSPNCDPDLLRAALEFRAQKGDLVLSTYPKSGTHWMMYIIQLILKEGEPVSSFDEFMHNLRVLGVVEFDTWKPTLPLRLFATHLPLSTTTMNKDAKYVYVARNPWDLCVSSFHMITTFDIYRFRDGTFEELFDAFLEGDCAGQGSYFDHVASGYALRDQPNLFFVTYEELKTDTRSVILRLARFLGDDYGDKLEKQEELMQDIVDRCASENMKHILAPESQGHADRDWYNETERSMSANSRISVENSKQFSYVRKGDVGGWQRYFTRDQLRRLEARIKQLEEHSRVMDLWMDTRAAALKIIANE; translated from the coding sequence ATGTCAAAAAGGAAGCCTTACGCTCAAATCATAGACGGCATCCCGCGCAGTCCCAACTGTGACCCGGATCTCTTGAGAGCAGCCCTGGAGTTCCGCGCCCAGAAAGGCGACCTGGTTCTCTCGACGTACCCCAAGAGTGGTACTCACTGGATGATGTACATCATACAGTTGATTCTAAAAGAAGGTGAACCAGTGAGCTCTTTTGACGAGTTCATGCACAACTTGCGCGTTCTAGGGGTCGTCGAGTTCGACACGTGGAAACCTACTCTTCCGCTGCGCTTGTTTGCCACCCACCTGCCATTAAGCACCACCACCATGAACAAAGACGCAAAGTACGTATACGTAGCAAGGAACCCGTGGGACTTGTGCGTCTCTTCCTTCCACATGATCACTACCTTCGACATTTATCGCTTCCGGGACGGAACCTTCGAGGAACTGTTCGACGCGTTTCTGGAGGGCGACTGTGCTGGCCAGGGAAGCTACTTCGATCACGTTGCATCGGGTTACGCCTTGAGGGACCAGCCCAACCTGTTCTTCGTAACCTACGAGGAACTCAAGACGGACACTCGAAGTGTGATACTGAGGCTGGCTCGGTTTCTAGGTGACGATTACGGCGATAAGCTGGAAAAGCAGGAAGAACTGATGCAGGATATTGTGGATCGGTGCGCGAGCGAGAACATGAAGCACATCCTTGCACCTGAATCCCAAGGTCACGCCGACCGTGATTGGTACAACGAAACCGAGCGAAGTATGTCAGCCAACAGCAGAATCTCTGTGGAGAACAGCAAGCAATTCAGCTACGTCAGGAAGGGTGACGTTGGTGGGTGGCAGCGGTATTTTACTAGAGATCAACTGAGACGCTTAGAAGCTAGGATAAAGCAGCTTGAAGAGCATTCACGCGTAATGGATCTTTGGATGGACACTCGAGCAGCTGCCCTCAAGATTATTGCGAATGAATGA